Proteins from a single region of Microbacterium galbinum:
- a CDS encoding CpaF family protein, which produces MRKFLPGHRTLDALAAQGALPVDLARFLGDEMRAGRSVIVSGATHAGKTTMLGALLAACADLQRIVTVEETFELSVDGPDLVALQGRQASLEGSGEITLRRLVKEALRMRPDRLVVGEVRDAEALDLVLALNTGVPGAATVHANSADDALDKLTMLPLLAGRNIDRSFIVPALAASVDLVVHCVRDPEGGRRVREVIAPTGEIADGRIATRVIYSDPGRGTALRTPGRDS; this is translated from the coding sequence ATCCGAAAGTTCCTGCCCGGGCATCGGACTCTCGATGCGCTCGCCGCGCAGGGGGCGCTCCCCGTCGATCTCGCGAGATTCCTCGGCGATGAGATGCGTGCGGGGCGGAGTGTGATCGTCTCCGGGGCGACGCATGCGGGCAAGACCACGATGCTCGGCGCCCTCCTGGCCGCCTGCGCCGATCTGCAGCGCATCGTCACGGTCGAGGAGACCTTCGAGCTCTCGGTCGACGGACCCGATCTCGTCGCGCTGCAGGGGCGCCAGGCGAGTCTGGAGGGCTCCGGTGAGATCACCCTCCGCAGGCTCGTGAAGGAAGCCCTCCGCATGCGTCCCGATCGGCTGGTCGTCGGAGAGGTGCGCGATGCCGAGGCGCTCGACCTGGTGCTGGCGCTCAACACCGGGGTGCCGGGAGCGGCGACCGTGCACGCGAACTCCGCCGACGATGCACTCGACAAGCTCACGATGCTGCCTCTCCTGGCCGGGCGGAACATCGACCGCTCCTTCATCGTGCCGGCGCTCGCCGCGTCCGTCGATCTCGTGGTGCACTGCGTGCGCGATCCGGAGGGCGGACGACGGGTACGCGAAGTCATCGCCCCGACCGGTGAGATCGCCGACGGACGGATCGCCACCCGCGTCATCTACTCGGACCCCGGGCGCGGCACCGCTCTGCGTACCCCGGGGCGCGACTCGTGA
- a CDS encoding type II secretion system F family protein, with protein MTLFLGALLAAGALLCLSPWLWPPGAPKSTTPRRGHLTRLVAEAGIGALTPRAVLTGMIAAALAAAAAAWLISGLPVLALLAGLAAGSAPIGYLRGRRLRLRRLRRQLWPDVCDLLIASIRVGLSLPDAVGALEDSAPAMLRPAFAVFAHDVRATGRFETSLDRLKDTLADPIGDRIIETLRMARQVGGTELTGVLRALAASVRADAALRGEVEARQSWIRGAAVLGAVAPWVILGLLVMRPEGAEAYGTPEGVLVICLGAAVSTVAFRVMVRIGRLPEPRRWFG; from the coding sequence GTGACGCTGTTCCTCGGCGCCCTCCTGGCCGCAGGAGCGCTGCTGTGCCTTTCGCCGTGGCTGTGGCCGCCGGGCGCGCCGAAGAGCACGACGCCCCGTCGGGGGCATCTCACTCGGCTCGTCGCGGAGGCGGGGATCGGCGCGCTGACGCCGCGAGCGGTGCTCACGGGCATGATCGCGGCGGCGCTCGCCGCGGCGGCTGCCGCCTGGCTCATCTCCGGTCTTCCGGTTCTGGCGCTCCTCGCCGGGCTCGCAGCGGGCTCGGCGCCGATCGGGTACCTGCGAGGGCGTCGACTGCGTCTGCGCCGTCTTCGCCGCCAGCTCTGGCCGGACGTATGCGATCTGCTCATCGCGTCGATCCGCGTCGGTCTGTCCCTCCCCGATGCGGTCGGAGCGCTGGAGGACTCCGCGCCGGCGATGCTGCGACCGGCGTTCGCGGTGTTCGCGCACGATGTGCGGGCGACGGGGCGGTTCGAGACGAGCCTCGATCGCCTCAAGGACACGCTCGCCGACCCCATCGGGGACCGCATCATCGAGACCCTGCGCATGGCCCGGCAGGTGGGTGGTACCGAGCTGACGGGCGTGCTCCGCGCGCTCGCCGCCTCTGTCCGTGCCGATGCCGCGCTCCGCGGCGAGGTCGAGGCGCGCCAGTCATGGATCCGCGGGGCCGCCGTGCTCGGCGCGGTGGCGCCATGGGTGATCCTCGGCCTGCTGGTGATGCGGCCCGAGGGCGCCGAGGCCTACGGCACGCCCGAGGGTGTGCTGGTGATCTGTCTTGGAGCCGCCGTGTCGACCGTCGCCTTCCGCGTGATGGTCCGGATCGGACGCCTGCCCGAGCCTCGTCGGTGGTTCGGATGA
- a CDS encoding type II secretion system F family protein — protein sequence MNVGSSIAIAALLGGMFGLGILGILSVVPRWGAASLAVRIAPYVRDVVDDADLPLSALPSIALLPTGRRSPWQHLLVLFERVLGGGEALARRIAQSGARVTPSGFRARQLGWIVGGIGGGALVIVVLVLTGRMTAPVAILPLLCGGAAGALYDMQLSTRVKARRTRLTDELPTTLEFLALCLSAGEGFLDALRRVSSVGSGELTGEFRQVVLAVGTGSPLAEALSETAARLQLPGLSRAIDQVIAALEHGAPLAAVLQAQAGDAREDAKRILIEQAGRKEILMLLPLVFLILPLSVFFAIYPGLFILRLGIG from the coding sequence ATGAACGTCGGGTCGTCGATCGCGATCGCCGCACTGCTGGGTGGGATGTTCGGACTCGGCATCCTGGGCATCCTCTCGGTCGTGCCGCGCTGGGGTGCCGCGTCCCTGGCCGTGCGGATCGCTCCGTACGTGCGCGACGTCGTGGACGATGCCGACCTTCCACTCTCGGCGCTCCCGTCGATCGCCCTGCTCCCCACGGGGAGGCGCTCACCCTGGCAGCATCTCCTCGTTCTCTTCGAGAGGGTGCTCGGCGGGGGAGAAGCGCTCGCTCGTCGCATCGCGCAGTCGGGCGCGCGTGTCACTCCCTCGGGATTCCGGGCTCGCCAGCTCGGATGGATCGTCGGGGGGATCGGCGGCGGCGCGCTGGTGATCGTCGTCCTCGTGCTCACCGGCCGCATGACCGCCCCCGTGGCCATCCTTCCGCTCCTCTGCGGAGGCGCAGCCGGAGCCCTCTACGACATGCAGTTGTCCACTCGGGTCAAGGCGCGACGCACCCGCCTGACCGACGAGCTTCCGACGACGCTCGAGTTCCTCGCCCTCTGCCTGTCCGCCGGCGAGGGATTCCTCGACGCTCTTCGGCGGGTGTCATCGGTCGGATCCGGCGAGCTCACCGGCGAGTTCCGGCAGGTCGTCCTCGCGGTCGGCACCGGGTCCCCGCTGGCGGAGGCGCTGAGCGAGACCGCCGCACGACTCCAGCTGCCGGGCCTCTCGCGCGCGATCGATCAGGTGATCGCCGCACTCGAGCACGGCGCACCCCTCGCCGCCGTCCTGCAGGCGCAGGCGGGCGACGCCCGCGAGGACGCCAAGCGGATCCTCATCGAGCAGGCCGGGCGAAAGGAGATCCTCATGCTCCTGCCGCTCGTCTTCCTGATCCTGCCCCTGTCGGTCTTCTTCGCGATCTACCCCGGACTCTTCATCCTCCGGCTCGGCATCGGCTGA
- a CDS encoding TadE/TadG family type IV pilus assembly protein → MRSSGIRDDERGSSPVEFVLVGTLLTALTLAVIQLGVAVYVRNVVHDAAVEGAYHAALADTTLEEGAERAREVIERAVGAPYAEDIAVGVTDLGDRDRVDVRIRTTFPLVGLIGIPAAWEVTAHAPMESLGEE, encoded by the coding sequence GTGAGATCGTCCGGGATCCGCGACGATGAGCGGGGATCGAGCCCCGTCGAGTTCGTTCTCGTCGGCACGCTCCTCACCGCGCTCACACTCGCCGTGATCCAGCTCGGTGTCGCCGTCTACGTCCGCAACGTGGTGCACGATGCAGCGGTCGAGGGCGCGTACCATGCGGCGCTCGCCGACACCACGCTCGAGGAGGGCGCCGAGCGGGCGCGCGAGGTGATCGAGCGCGCGGTCGGGGCCCCGTATGCCGAGGACATCGCCGTCGGCGTCACCGACCTCGGCGACCGCGATCGCGTCGATGTGCGCATCCGCACGACGTTCCCACTGGTCGGCCTGATCGGCATCCCCGCCGCCTGGGAGGTGACCGCGCAT